In Methanococcus voltae, the sequence AATTTATTCTCCTGCAACTTCTGCAAATTTAGGTCCAGGATATGATATTTTTGGTCTTGCACTTGAAGAACCCTATGATTTAGTAAATGTGGAAATCATAGAATCTTCATGTAAATGTTGTGAACAGATTAAAATAAGTGTTTCAGGTGAAAAAGCCGAAGAAATTCCTTTGGACCCTACCCAAAATACTGCAGGCGTTGTTGCTTTAAAAATGATGGAAGACTTCAATATTAAAGAGTGTGTACATATTAAAATTCAAAAAGGAATAAAACCAGGTAGCGGTTTAGGTAGTAGTTCTGCATCTTGCTCGGGTGTTGCCGTAGCAATGAATAAATTATTTAATTTAGAATTAGATAATTTAAAGTTAATAAAATATGCTTCATTAGGTGAAGCAGTTGCCGCAGGAGCCCCACACGCAGATAACGTTGCACCCGGCATTATGGGCAATTTTACACTAACAACCAGTTATGAACCTTTAGAAGTGTTAAACATCTTATTAGATATGGATGTAGTTGTTGCACTCCCAAATATCCAAGTTAGTACAAAAGAAGCGAGAAAAATATTGCCCCAAGAAATTCCATTGCAAAAACTGGTTAACAATGTTGGAAAAGCTACAGGCATGATTCATTCCATATATAATAAAGATTTTGAAAATTTAGGCAAATATATGATGGGAGACCAGGTTGTAGAACCTTGTAGAGCCACGTTGATAGAGGGATACGATGAAGCTAAAGAAAAGGTCAAAGAATTCGCATATGGAATTACCATCAGTGGTTCAGGACCTGCAATAATTGCAATACCAAAAAATAAAGAATGTAGCTCCGAAATTGCAAAAATATTCAAAGAAATTTGGAATTGCCCAGTTTATGAAACTAAAGTCGGTAAAGGAGCTTATGAAGTTAAAGATTAAAAATAAAAAAATAGAATATAAAATTTTAATATAATAATTTTAACGTATTTTTATTATATTAATTTTATTATTATTATTATTATTATTATTAGTATTATTATTATTCTACTAAATCAATTATTCTATTTAATTCCTCATTTTTGAAAATTTTAACTTTAGAACCTTCTTCCACTTCTATGTCATTGTTATATTCGTATATTTCATAATTAACGTCGTCCATTGCCATTATGGTATCTTCCGATACGGAGATTATAGTTGCAGTTTGGCATTCTGAAGATTTACAAACTAAATAAGTATTCTTTTCAACGTCATTCCAATTTAAATTTATTTTTTCAGAATTTTCCAAAGATTTTAACTGGGTTTTATCTTCAGATATTGTAGATACCACACATATCTTTTCATTATATGCGATTACATCACCTATCGAATACTGCGGTATTCTTACAGATACTGTTATCCTATACTGGTCTTTACCCGTATCTTTATCCACGCCAACCAATTTGGCAGTTTCCAATGTTTTACCGCCGTATTTAGATTTTATTGCAGAAGCAATATTTCTTATAGCACCCATTGAACCCATTTGATAATCTAAGCCTTCTTTTTGAATTATGAACTTAGAAATAAATGCCATTCTATCCTTTTTTAGTCTTCTACCCACTTCTTCACGTACAAAATCATCTAATTCAATTCTTTCATCTTCGGATAAAAACCTACCCATTGCTCTAACTTGTAGTGTTCCCTCATAATAGTTAGACATACATCTTGAACATCTCGGACATTGTACCATATTCAAATAAACTACTACTTCCTTCTCTTCAGTTCGGTCTCTTTTTTCCCCGATTAATTTACCCTCTGCTATTATGTTAACAGGTATTTCCACTCTCGAATGTTTACCCCCGGGTAATTGCTTTGCTTCTTTGGGGATTATTTGAATATCAACGGCTTTATTTGCTTTTTTTAAATTATCTTTAACCGCAAAATATGCAATTTCATCCATTATAGCATATGTATCCTCACTTTTTGGGTCGCACCATAATTTTCGTTTATAAGACCCGCACATATGACAAACTTCGATAATTATTCGCTCATCTACAGTAAACAACGGATTTAATTGACTATAACATAAATTACATAATCCGTCAATCAATTCTCCTTCATGACCACAACGATAGCAAAATGAACCTTTAGAGCTATTAGAACCACTATCTATTGTAATTTTATCATCATCTGACATTATTCCACCACATATATATAATTTTATAAACACATATTTAATTGCATATATATTATTTTTTAAAAAATGTAAATTAATAAAAGAATTTTCAAAATTCAAAATATAAGATTAGTATAATCCACTAAAATAATCAAAGATTAGAATATACCTAAAATAAACTTAAAATTCAGTTTTAAGTAAAAATATTAAAAAAATATTATTTATATTGTAGTATACGTTTTCATTACAAATAATAATACTAACAATATATTATAATATAATATATTTATCAATTATAATGTTTTAACAGGTTTCATAGCACCGCAAGCAGTACATTTTAAGAAATGAATTCTTCCTTCTTTAACTATTTTAGTATCTGGTTTTCCACATTCTGGACATAACACATATTCATTTACGAAATTCTGTATTTTTTCATTTACTAATCGGTATCCAAATTTACCTTGTAATATTAATCTATTACCTTCCAAATCGCCAGCAGTACCCAATTCTTTCATCACATATTTTGAAAACTCTTGTGCATCTCTTTCAATGAATTTAGCTAACTCTTTAAAGTTTTTAATAATTGTTCTATTACCTTCTACAAAACTATCTGCTTTAGGTATTTCAAATCTTATATCTTTAAAAACATCTTCTGGCAACTTACTTCTTGCCCTATCCAATAATTTTTCGTAATTGTAATCCAAATAAATCACCATTTTAGGAACTTACAAATTCCTTTTAAAAATAATTAAAAATTAATAAGTTTAATAATCATATTGATTAATCATATAATATAAATTTCATTAACTATGGGCATATACCAAATAATATAACCCTAATAAATTAAGTAGTGGTAAAATATATCAATCAACTTTTTAATATTTTAAATTCAAAATATTGTTAATCTATTAATTTTAATTTTTTTATAATATGATAGTATTTACTTATTTATATAATTGATTGTATGTTTAGAAATTTTAGAAATTGATTAATATATTTAATTATTGCATAAGGTATTTAATTAAAAAATATAATACTATTAATTATACTAAAATATCAAAAAATACAAAAATATAATTAGATTAAATATATTATTAAAAAAACAGGGGATTTTATGAGAATTGGATTTTACAATATTCAAGGCGGGACTGGAAAAACAACTATTTCTGGTAATATTGCATACTATTTGAGTAGCAAAGCAAAAACCTTGTATATAGATTGTGATATATATGCAGGGACTGGTTCATTGCTTTTTGGATTTGAAGATACGCCATATACATTGAATTCCTACTTATCGGGGAATTTAGATATTAACGATATAATACATAATTATGATGAATTGGATGTTATAATTTCAGATACGAGCCCTAACTCATTTAACACTGATTTAAACCAGCGTAGAATGGTAGATTTAATTTATGAATTAAACAATAAATATGACATTATCATTATAGATTTACCTCCAAACATAGTGGAAGGTAGTTTATTATTTTCTTCTTTAAACCTTGATGAAAAAATAGTGAACAAAATGATAGTTATTGGGGAAGATAGTATACCTGGCGTTATTAACACGATAAAAACCAAAGAACTGCTTTATGCAATAGATATTGATTGTATAGGGGTTGTATTAAACAAAAATAGAAATATTGTCGAATTTGAGGGAATTCTTGAAGATATTATCGCAGTTTTACCATATGAAATTACTGTGGAAGACCAGTGGATAAAAGGGGAGCCTGTAGTATTGGCAAGGAACAAATTTAGTAAAGAATTATCTAATTTAGCGGAAGATTTAGCTGAAATATATATTAAAAAAGATTTAGCATCTACTCGAGCGTTAAAAGTAGCTAAAGACTTAAAAGATACTAAAAGCAATATTAAAAAATAAAAAATAAAAAAAATAAAATACTGGAAAATAATGAAAAAATAGGAAAATAATCAAATATAAAAGATGATTTAATTATAACTATTATTAAATTATTTACAATATATTTTTAATTATATGGTGAAAAAATGCTTACTAAAAGGATAATACCTTGTTTAGATATTAAAGAAGGTAGAGTTGTTAAAGGAACCAATTTTTTAGGCCTAAGGGATGCAGGAGACCCTGTGGAACTATCCAAATTGTACGATGAACAGGGTGCTGATGAATTAGTATTTTTAGACATTACTGCTTCATTTGAAAAAAGAGACATTATTATTGAGGTT encodes:
- a CDS encoding homoserine kinase, translating into MKEITIYSPATSANLGPGYDIFGLALEEPYDLVNVEIIESSCKCCEQIKISVSGEKAEEIPLDPTQNTAGVVALKMMEDFNIKECVHIKIQKGIKPGSGLGSSSASCSGVAVAMNKLFNLELDNLKLIKYASLGEAVAAGAPHADNVAPGIMGNFTLTTSYEPLEVLNILLDMDVVVALPNIQVSTKEARKILPQEIPLQKLVNNVGKATGMIHSIYNKDFENLGKYMMGDQVVEPCRATLIEGYDEAKEKVKEFAYGITISGSGPAIIAIPKNKECSSEIAKIFKEIWNCPVYETKVGKGAYEVKD
- a CDS encoding 60S ribosomal export protein NMD3; the protein is MSDDDKITIDSGSNSSKGSFCYRCGHEGELIDGLCNLCYSQLNPLFTVDERIIIEVCHMCGSYKRKLWCDPKSEDTYAIMDEIAYFAVKDNLKKANKAVDIQIIPKEAKQLPGGKHSRVEIPVNIIAEGKLIGEKRDRTEEKEVVVYLNMVQCPRCSRCMSNYYEGTLQVRAMGRFLSEDERIELDDFVREEVGRRLKKDRMAFISKFIIQKEGLDYQMGSMGAIRNIASAIKSKYGGKTLETAKLVGVDKDTGKDQYRITVSVRIPQYSIGDVIAYNEKICVVSTISEDKTQLKSLENSEKINLNWNDVEKNTYLVCKSSECQTATIISVSEDTIMAMDDVNYEIYEYNNDIEVEEGSKVKIFKNEELNRIIDLVE
- a CDS encoding translation initiation factor IF-2 subunit beta, with protein sequence MVIYLDYNYEKLLDRARSKLPEDVFKDIRFEIPKADSFVEGNRTIIKNFKELAKFIERDAQEFSKYVMKELGTAGDLEGNRLILQGKFGYRLVNEKIQNFVNEYVLCPECGKPDTKIVKEGRIHFLKCTACGAMKPVKTL
- a CDS encoding MinD/ParA family ATP-binding protein; protein product: MRIGFYNIQGGTGKTTISGNIAYYLSSKAKTLYIDCDIYAGTGSLLFGFEDTPYTLNSYLSGNLDINDIIHNYDELDVIISDTSPNSFNTDLNQRRMVDLIYELNNKYDIIIIDLPPNIVEGSLLFSSLNLDEKIVNKMIVIGEDSIPGVINTIKTKELLYAIDIDCIGVVLNKNRNIVEFEGILEDIIAVLPYEITVEDQWIKGEPVVLARNKFSKELSNLAEDLAEIYIKKDLASTRALKVAKDLKDTKSNIKK